From a single Dendropsophus ebraccatus isolate aDenEbr1 chromosome 8, aDenEbr1.pat, whole genome shotgun sequence genomic region:
- the TMEM275 gene encoding transmembrane protein 275 produces MMFTDKSNSSLAQKPAPKKTRPHGLPSPALCCACGLCIMLAGINITLVGAFAFGTFLPVNNPPIIIGPILLVVAFAFFGACCICSRRPPAHGNRKCKPGSNIGFIKPGNAAFEIETSEHTVQDTTAVQLSPTNSPVSSRKSSPVHDNAKMCKLFTMDGNGAAAKFNAGGESIQLNLPRDPVT; encoded by the coding sequence ATGATGTTTACAGACAAAAGTAACTCATCGCTGGCACAGAAACCCGCTCCAAAGAAGACCCGTCCTCACGGTTTGCCCTCTCCTGCCTTGTGCTGTGCCTGCGGTCTCTGCATTATGTTGGCCGGAATCAACATCACTTTGGTCGGTGCCTTTGCCTTTGGGACTTTTCTGCCAGTGAACAACCCGCCAATAATCATTGGACCCATCCTATTAGTAGTTGCCTTTGCATTCTTTGGGGCATGCTGTATCTGCAGCCGCAGACCTCCAGCCCATGGAAACAGGAAATGTAAGCCGGGATCTAATATTGGGTTTATTAAACCAGGCAATGCAGCCTTTGAGATTGAGACAAGTGAACACACAGTGCAGGACACAACGGCGGTACAGCTCAGCCCCACCAATTCCCCCGTGTCCTCTCGGAAATCTTCTCCTGTGCATGACAATGCTAAAATGTGCAAACTCTTCACTATGGATGGAAATGGGGCAGCTGCCAAATTCAACGCAGGAGGAGAAT